The Candidatus Microthrix parvicella Bio17-1 DNA segment GGACGATGACGAACGAGGAAACCACAGCCAGTCCGGTGATCGAGGGCAACAACAAGGTGCTCATGGAGCGCCGCGGCCACGTCGCAATCATCACGATCAACCGTCCCGAGGCACGCAACGCCGTCAACGGCGACGTGGCTCAGGGCATCGAGGCCGCAATCGACCAGTTGGAAGCTGATGACGACCTGTGGGTCGGAGTGCTCACCGGTGCGCGCACCGAAAAGGGCTGGATCTTCTCGGCCGGAGCCGACCTGAAGGCCATGAGCACCGACCCGGGCGCCATGATGACCGAGAAGGGCGGATTCGCCGGGTTCGTCGCACGTGAGCGCACCAAGCCGGTGATCGCCGCGGTCGACGGTCCGGCACTCGCCGGGGGAACCGAGATCGTGTTGGCCTGCGACATGGTCGTTGCGTCGGAGACGGCCGTGTTCGGCGTACCCGAGGTGCTGCGCAATCTCGTCGCCGCCGGCGGCGGGCTGTTCAGGCTTCCCCGCGTGTTGCCCCGCAACGTGGCCATGGAACTGGTGCTCACCGGGCGCCTGGACTTCCCGGCCGAGCGGGCTCATCACTTCGGTTGGGTGAATGCCCTGACCGAGGAGGCCGATGCGTTGGACGGTGCCGTCCAATTGGCCGAGCAGGTGGCCAAGGCTGCTCCGCTGGCCGTCCGCGAGAGTCGCAAGATCGTGCTTGAGTCGGCCCTGGCCGATGAGGAGACCGGCTGGCGGCTGTCCAACGAGGGAATCGCCAAGATGTTCGGCGCCGAAGACTTCGGTGAAGGTCTCACGGCCTTCTTCGAGAAGCGCGACCCCGTATGGAAGGGCCGCTGAACCCGGTCCTCGTGTTGTGGCTGCGGGGCCAACGCCCCGCAGCCACTCAGGCGATGGTGTCGATGATCTCGTTGGCCGAAAGAAACTCTGCCAGGCCAGGCGTGAGATCCAGAGCGGCAACATCCCACACAGGTACCCAGCGTGCGTCTGAGACGTCCGATCCCGCTTGTGGCTCTTGATGCGGATCCAACAGGGTCACCTGGAAGTCGACGACCACGTAGTGGGCACGGGTCCCGGCCGAGTCGGGCAGGAGTTCGGCAATGCCGACCTGGTTGCTGCACACCCCCACCACACCGGTCTCCTCCCGAAGTTCACGAATCACAGCTTCTGCAAGCAACTCGCCGTGCTCCACACGGCCGCCAGGCAACGTCCATGCGCCCACGTCGGGTGCGGTCGCTCGCCTCACCAACAACAGTTCGTTGTCGCGCTGCACCACCGCACCCACGGCCACCTGAGGCCGTTCACCCAACGTCAAGGCTCCACCGGTGCGGGGGAGGCTCTTCGGACGCCAAACTTCGATGCACCACGATCGCCCGGGCGATCAGACCGGCCGCCTCAAAGAAGTTCTTGGTGGCCCGGTCACCCGGGAGCGCCAGCGAGTCGATACCGATACATCCCGCAGCGCGAGCCCAGCTTTCCACCGCTTCGATCATGTGTCGCCCGACGCCCACCCCGCGGGCATCGGGATGGGTGTGGATCTCCTCGACGACGGCCAGGAGGCCATCTGCAACGGGCTCAAGGCGGGCTACCGTCACCCCGAGCGGCACATCAAACACCGTGCCGACCACAACCAGGCCGTCGGCCAAGCGGTCTCGGAGTCGCTGCTCGGTGACCGGTGCTGCGTTGGCCAACGCCCAGGTACCGCCATCACGCTGGTTGAGTTGCCCGTCGTGGGCCTGACGGACCAACTCGAGCACGGTTGGCAGCTCGTCCAGGGTGGCACTGCGAGCTTCGATCGGCCCCGTCACATCGACGATTGCAGTTGACGAACCCGCGTCAGGATGGTGCGTCGCCCGCGGTTGGCCTGCTCGTAGGCACCGATGGCGGCCAGCTCAGCGGCGGTCAACGCGTCAAGACGCTTCACCACCTGGGAGGCGGCAAGCTCATCAAAGCCAGGAATGGCCAGGTCGCCAACCACTGGCAATGGCTCAGATGGGGTCGGTTGCACCGAAACGGTCTGCGCCACGGTTCCGCTGGGTGCCGGCCCGTCGTTGGCGCTCATCGCCGAGAGTCGGTCCTCGACGCGAAGCGGGCTGACGTTGGACGGGCGGGTCATCTGGCGCACCGGATGCAGCCGCGGGCGGTCCCCCAGGTCGAGTCCAGGAGGATCCATCGGAAGACCGGCATGGGCGCAGACGAGCCGGCCAAGTCGCACGCCGAGCGCCATCTGACCCTGGGTACGGGTGATCAATCGGTCGACAGCACCGGCCGAGCCGATGGCCAGCCGCGCGAGCGGCGTGTCGAAGAGCACGTCCTCGGGGGCTTCAACGGGGAGCGTGGCAGCCGGGATCACGACATTCCGAATGCGATCTGGATGCCAGGGCAGTCTTCCTCGCCGGACGGACACGTGGGGTTGACCCGCCGTCCGAACTGGCGTGGATGCACCACCATAAAGCACCCGGGGCAGGTGAACTCGCCCTCCTGCTTGGCCGTCACCCCATCTGCCTGCTCCACCGGTGCCGGCTTCTTCACCGGAACGACAAGCGCCTCTTCCTCTTCTTCATCGTCATCATCGAGGTCGTCCTCGGAGGCGATTTTCCCTTTGAGGATCGTGTCGAGGTCGGCCTCGACGTCATCGGGGCCAAGGTCCTCCTCGTCGTCCTCGTCCTCGGACGGCGCCTTGGCGGCCGCTGAGGCATCGTCCTCGGACGGCGCCTTGGCGGCCGCAGAGGCATCGTCGGAGTCGTCGTCGTCCTCCTCGGGGACCTCAACGAGGTCCTCATCCAGGTCGGTGGACAGATCGTCGTCGTCGAGCTCCTCGTCGAGCTCTTCGACCTGGTCGTCGAGCTCGTCTGCATCATCTTCGAGATCATCGATGTCGTCAGCAGCCATTGCAGTAAATCCTCAGAACGTCAGCGGGTGGTCGGGCGGCATCATAGACAGCTCTCGCGTCCTCGCCGACCCGGCTTCTCGGCGAAGCCGGTGCATTGCCTACAACCTGGACTCGGCGGCGTCCACCCCAGCGCACAAAAAGTCACCCGTGGACGCCGGGAAGCGCCCTATTCGGCGGCCGCACCGCGCCTGGCCTCCGCCCGGCGCTCGGCCTCGAGACGCTCCAGTTCCACGCCAGACCCATGGTCCACATAACTCATCATCTCGGCCACCAACCGGTGACCCGCCTGCTCGGCGATCGCCCGGTGCATCTGCTGTGCCACCACCCGGTAGCTCACGTGCCCCTGGGGTGCCGAACGCAACTCCGTCAGATGCATGGCCTCCCGCGCATTGAGGTTCATGACAAAGCGAACCCGGTAGGCCAGCGCCACGGCATAGCTCGCCCGGTCTGGGAACTGTCGAGCCAACAGATCATGCAAACCCGCCGAGGTTGCCATCGCCCGGTCGTACTCGGCCGCCGCACCGGCGTCATCCACCTCGGCCGGCCGCAGGTAGCCGTGGTGCGGCGTCAGGTTCTGCCACTCGATCGTCATCATGCGGTGCCGCTGGAGGTCGCGGAAGGCTCCGTAGTCGGCCACCACCTCGAAGCGATAGTTCACCCGCTCGAGCCCTCGACCCGGCTTGTGACGCCGGTTGGACCGCTGCCCCACGTACGCGGCGACCACCGCACGACGGTCATCAGCACCCATTGCGGCCACCTCGGCGAGCAGCGTTGCGTCACTCAGATGAGTGTGGGGGGCCAACATGGCGGCGATCATCTTGGTTTCGGCCTCGGGATCCCAGTCCACCAGACGCACTGCGGCGTCACCCTCGCTGTCGACGCGGCCGTCGAAGAGCCGCTCGGCGACCTCTGACATGGTCGAACGGTTGGTCGCCAGATAGTTGCTCCAGGCGCCGCCCCGGTCTGGCACGTCCACCCGCTTCAGGAAGGATGGGATCACCTTGCGCAGTTCGTGGAGCATGTCATCTGCGTACGCACGGGCCTCTGGCAGCGGATGGGCACGAAGGCGCAGGAGAAGCGCCTCGTAGGCCTGGCCGCTGCCGTAGATGCCCACGTTGGATTGAGCGGCGGCCGGGAGGAGCCCCCGGAGCGCATCGAAGGATTTGGCGCGAATCGACTGGCGATACACAAAGTCGGAGTCGTCTGCATGCTTGGGATACACCCGACGGAAGTGGTCGCCAAGCACCGGGAGCAGCGATGAATAGGTGTCGAACAGGTCGTCCATGTCCCCGACATAGCGGGCGCCCAGGCGTGATGCGAGCACCTCGGGGTCGCGGTAGTACCGGAACCGACCGTTGACCCGGGCGTCGTAGGGGATGTAGCGGGTCGACTGCTCCAGGTAGCTGGCCAGGCGACCCCATTCGAGCAGCTTGGTCAGGATGTTTGATGCCTGCTCGCACGCCAGGTGCACCCCACCCAGTTGGGCGACCGAGTCGTCGCCGTACTCGACGAACACCTTGTCGTACAGCTTCTCCGCCCGTTCCAAACCAACCCCGGCGTCGGTGCCGACATCAGCGGTCAGTTCCAGGTCAACCGCAAACTCGTCCAGAAACAGCCGCCGCAGCGACTTGGCCGATCGGCTGTAGCGGGCGAACAACGCCCCCTTCACCACCTCGGGCAGGTTGGTCAGTGCAAACACCGGTCGATCGAGGTTGGTGAAATACCGGCGCAACACCAGCGCCTCGTCGTCGGTGAACTCCTCGGCCTGGTGGGTGAACACGAGCCGAGACTATTTCACTCCGGCCAAACTCTGGGCCATGGTGGGATCCAAAGCCGTCCACCCCGGCGGTTCCCCCAGCCGAGCGGTGATGGGGGTCAGTGCGTCACCGAGCGCCATTCCTCCGTCGCTGCGGTCAGCACGCTGGGATCGGCCCAGAGGTCGACGGCAACGCCGGCCATGGCCTTGGCACCATCGAGCACCGCCAGGTCGCCCGAAGGCGAGGCGGCGGCGACCGCAAACGCCTCGGTGTGGATCGAGCTGTCGGGCGGCGCTGCAGCAATCGTGGGGTGGATGCTGGGCACCTCGAGGCTGACGTTGCCCATGTCGGTCGAGCCAACGGTCAGCGAGGCGTGCTCCACCCCGGCCACGCTCCGCCCCAGGAGCGCAGCGTGGGCGCTGTAGCGAGCACCCAAGGTGGCATTGTGCACCAGCTCTGCGTACGGGGAATCCACCCAGACGACCTCCATCTCACAACCGGCGCTGAGCGCTCCGCCCTCAAGCGAAGCCAGCACCCGTGGCTTCAGCTGCTCGAGGCGGGCCAGCGTGCCCGAACGAACGTAGTAGTGCGCCGCAGCGCGCCGGGGCACCACGTTGGGCTGGTCCCCGGCCTCGGTGAAGATGCCATGGATTCGCTCGTCGGGAGCGATGTGCTGACGCAACGCGCCAACGGCG contains these protein-coding regions:
- a CDS encoding NUDIX hydrolase → MGERPQVAVGAVVQRDNELLLVRRATAPDVGAWTLPGGRVEHGELLAEAVIRELREETGVVGVCSNQVGIAELLPDSAGTRAHYVVVDFQVTLLDPHQEPQAGSDVSDARWVPVWDVAALDLTPGLAEFLSANEIIDTIA
- a CDS encoding FAD-dependent thymidylate synthase, giving the protein MFTHQAEEFTDDEALVLRRYFTNLDRPVFALTNLPEVVKGALFARYSRSAKSLRRLFLDEFAVDLELTADVGTDAGVGLERAEKLYDKVFVEYGDDSVAQLGGVHLACEQASNILTKLLEWGRLASYLEQSTRYIPYDARVNGRFRYYRDPEVLASRLGARYVGDMDDLFDTYSSLLPVLGDHFRRVYPKHADDSDFVYRQSIRAKSFDALRGLLPAAAQSNVGIYGSGQAYEALLLRLRAHPLPEARAYADDMLHELRKVIPSFLKRVDVPDRGGAWSNYLATNRSTMSEVAERLFDGRVDSEGDAAVRLVDWDPEAETKMIAAMLAPHTHLSDATLLAEVAAMGADDRRAVVAAYVGQRSNRRHKPGRGLERVNYRFEVVADYGAFRDLQRHRMMTIEWQNLTPHHGYLRPAEVDDAGAAAEYDRAMATSAGLHDLLARQFPDRASYAVALAYRVRFVMNLNAREAMHLTELRSAPQGHVSYRVVAQQMHRAIAEQAGHRLVAEMMSYVDHGSGVELERLEAERRAEARRGAAAE
- a CDS encoding crotonase/enoyl-CoA hydratase family protein, with product MTNEETTASPVIEGNNKVLMERRGHVAIITINRPEARNAVNGDVAQGIEAAIDQLEADDDLWVGVLTGARTEKGWIFSAGADLKAMSTDPGAMMTEKGGFAGFVARERTKPVIAAVDGPALAGGTEIVLACDMVVASETAVFGVPEVLRNLVAAGGGLFRLPRVLPRNVAMELVLTGRLDFPAERAHHFGWVNALTEEADALDGAVQLAEQVAKAAPLAVRESRKIVLESALADEETGWRLSNEGIAKMFGAEDFGEGLTAFFEKRDPVWKGR
- a CDS encoding GNAT family N-acetyltransferase, with protein sequence MTGPIEARSATLDELPTVLELVRQAHDGQLNQRDGGTWALANAAPVTEQRLRDRLADGLVVVGTVFDVPLGVTVARLEPVADGLLAVVEEIHTHPDARGVGVGRHMIEAVESWARAAGCIGIDSLALPGDRATKNFFEAAGLIARAIVVHRSLASEEPPPHRWSLDVG
- a CDS encoding DUF4193 family protein — its product is MAADDIDDLEDDADELDDQVEELDEELDDDDLSTDLDEDLVEVPEEDDDDSDDASAAAKAPSEDDASAAAKAPSEDEDDEEDLGPDDVEADLDTILKGKIASEDDLDDDDEEEEEALVVPVKKPAPVEQADGVTAKQEGEFTCPGCFMVVHPRQFGRRVNPTCPSGEEDCPGIQIAFGMS